A portion of the Rhodococcus pseudokoreensis genome contains these proteins:
- a CDS encoding NADH-quinone oxidoreductase subunit M, producing MSGFPWLTVLWVLPLVGAGVVLALPVDRRALAKSVAVGVSVVVLCLAVVLAIRFDPTGEQYQFVESHAWIPAFGTRYILGLDGIALVLVLLTAVLVPLLLLAGWNDGDSAPDYDRRRMAHTYVALTLMVEAMVIVSFTALDVLLFYIFFEAMLIPMYFLIGGFGGAGRSYAAVKFLLYNLFGGLIMLAAVIGLYVVTARQDAFAGGTFDFRVIVAEGLDADPGVLKALFLGFMFAFAVKAPLWPFHTWLPGAAVEATPASAVLMMAVVDKVGTFGMLRFCLQMFPDASAYFAPFVTVLAVIGIIYGAVLAIGQTDVMRLIAYTSISHFGFIILGIFAMTSQGQAGSTLYMVNHGISTAALFLIAGFLVSRRGTRLIADYGGVQKVAPVMAGTFLVAGLATLSLPGLAPFISEFLVLVGTFSRYQIAAVVATLALVLAAIYVLWLYQRMMTGPLKEGNETVRDLVRREIAVVAPLIALLLVLGVYPKPVLDVITPAVSHVLVTVGQHDPAPTVAGQDSEGGTP from the coding sequence GTGAGCGGCTTCCCGTGGCTGACCGTCCTGTGGGTGCTGCCACTCGTCGGCGCCGGTGTGGTCCTCGCGTTGCCCGTCGACCGGCGCGCGCTCGCGAAGTCGGTCGCCGTCGGTGTGTCCGTGGTGGTCCTGTGCCTGGCGGTCGTGCTGGCGATCCGGTTCGACCCGACCGGTGAGCAGTACCAGTTCGTCGAATCGCACGCCTGGATTCCGGCGTTCGGCACCCGGTACATCCTCGGCCTGGACGGCATCGCGCTCGTCCTGGTGCTCCTCACCGCGGTGCTGGTGCCGCTGCTGCTGCTCGCGGGGTGGAACGACGGCGACTCCGCTCCCGACTACGACCGGCGGCGGATGGCGCACACGTACGTGGCGCTGACGCTGATGGTCGAGGCGATGGTGATCGTCTCGTTCACCGCCCTCGACGTCCTGCTCTTCTACATCTTCTTCGAGGCCATGCTCATCCCCATGTACTTCCTGATCGGAGGATTCGGCGGGGCGGGGAGGTCGTATGCCGCGGTGAAGTTCCTGCTGTACAACCTGTTCGGCGGCCTGATCATGCTGGCGGCCGTCATCGGGCTGTACGTGGTGACGGCGCGCCAGGACGCGTTCGCCGGCGGCACCTTCGACTTCCGGGTGATCGTCGCCGAGGGGCTGGACGCCGACCCCGGCGTGCTGAAGGCGTTGTTCCTCGGTTTCATGTTCGCGTTCGCGGTCAAGGCCCCGCTGTGGCCGTTCCACACGTGGCTGCCGGGCGCCGCGGTCGAAGCCACCCCGGCCAGCGCGGTGCTGATGATGGCCGTCGTCGACAAGGTCGGGACGTTCGGGATGCTGCGGTTCTGCCTGCAGATGTTCCCGGACGCGTCGGCGTACTTCGCACCGTTCGTGACGGTGCTGGCGGTGATCGGCATCATCTACGGCGCGGTGCTGGCCATCGGGCAGACCGACGTGATGCGCCTGATCGCGTACACGTCGATCTCGCACTTCGGGTTCATCATCCTCGGCATCTTCGCGATGACGAGCCAGGGGCAGGCCGGATCGACGCTGTACATGGTCAACCACGGCATCTCGACCGCGGCGCTGTTCCTGATCGCCGGGTTCCTGGTGTCGCGGCGCGGCACCCGCCTCATCGCCGACTACGGCGGGGTGCAGAAGGTCGCTCCGGTGATGGCGGGCACGTTCCTCGTGGCGGGCCTGGCCACGCTGTCGCTGCCGGGCCTGGCACCGTTCATCAGTGAGTTCCTCGTCCTGGTCGGGACGTTCTCGCGGTACCAGATCGCCGCCGTGGTCGCGACTCTCGCGCTCGTCCTCGCCGCGATCTACGTGCTGTGGCTCTACCAGCGGATGATGACGGGACCGCTGAAGGAGGGCAACGAGACCGTCCGCGATCTCGTGCGCCGTGAGATCGCGGTCGTGGCACCGCTGATCGCACTGTTGCTCGTCCTCGGCGTCTACCCCAAGCCGGTGCTGGACGTCATCACCCCCGCGGTGAGCCACGTCCTCGTCACCGTCGGTCAGCACGATCCTGCCCCCACCGTCGCCGGGCAGGATTCAGAGGGAGGCACACCCTGA
- the nuoL gene encoding NADH-quinone oxidoreductase subunit L, with translation MSETLWLLPVLPLLGAAVLLLAGRRSDAWGHLLGCVTALASFALGVVFFVDMLDRDAADRVVHQILFSWVPVGELQVDFGLQLDQLSVCFVLLITGVGSLIHIYSVGYMAHDPERRRFFAYLNLFLAAMLLLVLADNFLGLYVGWEGVGLASYLLIGFWQYKPSAAAAAKKAFVVNRVGDMGLILAIMIMFSTFGSIEFADVFTRADAASEGVLTAIGLALLLAACGKSAQVPLQSWLGDAMEGPTPVSALIHAATMVTAGVYLIVRSNAIFDLAPNAQLGVVIVGAVTLLFGAVIGCAKDDIKKALAASTMSQIGYMVLAAGLGPAGYAFAIMLLLTHGFFKAGLFLGAGSVMHGMNDEVNMRRYGGLRTVMPITFVTFGLGYLAIIGIPPFSGFFSKDKIIEAAFAAEGVQGVVLGTVTLLGAGLTAFYMTRVMLMTFFGQRRWQPEADPHESPGVMTVPMILLAVGSVAAGALLAVGSSLQHWLEPVVGAHHGEPALPVWAITGLTLVVVLAGVAVAYRQYARQPIPDVAPADVTALTVAARRDLYGDAFNEAALMRPGQELTRTLVTVDDRGVDGAVNGFAALVGGTSMRVRRLQTGFVRSYALFMFAGAALLVATMLVRLW, from the coding sequence ATGAGCGAAACGCTCTGGCTGCTGCCGGTCCTGCCGCTCCTCGGCGCCGCCGTGCTCCTGCTGGCGGGCAGGCGCAGCGACGCGTGGGGTCATCTCCTCGGCTGCGTGACGGCGCTCGCCTCGTTCGCGCTCGGCGTCGTCTTCTTCGTCGACATGCTGGACCGGGACGCCGCCGACCGGGTCGTGCACCAGATCCTGTTCAGCTGGGTGCCGGTCGGAGAACTCCAGGTGGACTTCGGGCTGCAACTCGACCAGCTGTCCGTGTGCTTCGTGCTGCTGATCACCGGTGTCGGCTCCCTGATCCACATCTACTCGGTCGGCTACATGGCGCACGATCCGGAGCGCAGGCGGTTCTTCGCCTACCTCAACCTGTTCCTCGCGGCGATGCTGCTGCTGGTGCTGGCCGACAACTTCCTCGGCCTGTACGTCGGGTGGGAGGGCGTCGGTCTCGCGTCGTACCTGCTCATCGGATTCTGGCAGTACAAGCCGTCCGCGGCGGCCGCGGCGAAGAAGGCGTTCGTGGTCAACCGCGTCGGCGACATGGGGCTGATCCTCGCGATCATGATCATGTTCTCGACGTTCGGCTCGATCGAATTCGCCGACGTGTTCACGCGAGCCGACGCCGCGAGCGAGGGCGTGCTCACCGCGATCGGCCTCGCGCTGCTGCTCGCCGCCTGCGGCAAATCGGCTCAGGTTCCGCTGCAGTCCTGGCTCGGCGACGCGATGGAGGGCCCGACACCGGTGTCCGCGCTCATCCACGCCGCGACCATGGTCACGGCGGGTGTGTACCTGATCGTCCGCTCCAACGCGATCTTCGACCTGGCACCGAACGCCCAGCTCGGCGTCGTGATCGTCGGTGCGGTGACCCTGCTGTTCGGCGCGGTCATCGGTTGCGCGAAGGACGACATCAAGAAGGCGCTGGCGGCGTCGACGATGAGCCAGATCGGGTACATGGTGCTGGCCGCCGGACTGGGACCGGCCGGGTACGCGTTCGCGATCATGCTGCTGCTCACCCACGGCTTCTTCAAGGCCGGCCTGTTCCTCGGCGCGGGCTCGGTGATGCACGGCATGAACGACGAGGTGAACATGCGCCGGTACGGCGGCCTGCGCACCGTCATGCCCATCACGTTCGTGACGTTCGGGCTGGGATACCTGGCCATCATCGGGATTCCGCCGTTCTCCGGCTTCTTCTCCAAGGACAAGATCATCGAAGCGGCGTTCGCCGCCGAGGGCGTGCAGGGCGTCGTCCTCGGAACGGTGACGCTGCTCGGTGCGGGACTCACCGCCTTCTACATGACCAGGGTGATGCTGATGACGTTCTTCGGGCAACGGCGGTGGCAACCTGAGGCCGACCCCCACGAGTCGCCGGGGGTGATGACGGTGCCGATGATTTTGCTCGCGGTGGGTTCGGTCGCCGCGGGAGCCCTGCTCGCCGTCGGGTCCTCGCTGCAGCACTGGCTGGAACCGGTCGTCGGCGCGCATCACGGCGAGCCCGCCCTGCCCGTGTGGGCGATCACCGGACTCACCCTGGTGGTGGTGCTCGCCGGGGTCGCGGTGGCCTACCGGCAGTACGCCCGGCAGCCGATCCCCGACGTCGCGCCGGCCGATGTCACCGCGCTCACCGTCGCCGCCCGGAGAGACCTGTACGGCGACGCGTTCAACGAGGCGGCGCTGATGCGTCCCGGACAGGAGTTGACGCGAACGCTCGTGACCGTCGACGACCGGGGCGTCGACGGCGCCGTCAACGGGTTCGCCGCGCTCGTCGGCGGAACGTCGATGCGGGTGCGGCGTCTGCAGACCGGGTTCGTCCGGTCCTACGCCCTGTTCATGTTCGCGGGTGCGGCGCTTCTGGTCGCCACGATGCTGGTGAGGCTGTGGTGA
- the nuoK gene encoding NADH-quinone oxidoreductase subunit NuoK — translation MNPENYLYLSALLFTIGAAGVLIRRNAIIVFMCIELMLNASNLAFVTFARMHGNLDGQVFAFFTMVVAAAEVVVGLAIIMTIFRSRRSASVDDANLLKN, via the coding sequence ATGAACCCGGAGAACTACCTCTACCTGTCGGCGCTGCTGTTCACGATCGGTGCCGCCGGGGTGCTGATCCGCCGCAACGCGATCATCGTGTTCATGTGTATCGAACTGATGCTCAACGCCTCGAATCTGGCGTTCGTGACGTTCGCCCGGATGCACGGCAACCTCGACGGGCAGGTCTTCGCGTTCTTCACGATGGTCGTCGCGGCCGCCGAGGTCGTCGTCGGTCTGGCGATCATCATGACCATCTTCCGTTCCCGCCGTTCGGCTTCCGTCGACGACGCCAACCTCCTCAAGAACTGA
- a CDS encoding NADH-quinone oxidoreductase subunit J: protein MPSAVQLVAEPFTQTSTGEGVQFWVLATVAVIGALGVVSATKAVYSAIFLATTMIILAVFYIAQGALFLGVVQIVVYTGAVMMLFLFVLMLIGVDSSESLVENLRGQRVAAIAAGLGFGLLLIGGIGSASVSAFTGLDQANAAGNVEGLAELVFVRYVWAFELTGALLITATIGAMVLAHRERFERRKDQRELSEDRVREGARVTPLPSPGVYARHNAVDIPALLPDGTFSDLSVSRSLDRRPSMPARALGTADVAAPEPAATEDGGGR, encoded by the coding sequence ATGCCGTCCGCGGTGCAACTGGTCGCGGAACCCTTCACCCAGACCTCGACCGGCGAGGGCGTGCAGTTCTGGGTCCTCGCGACCGTCGCCGTGATCGGCGCGCTCGGAGTGGTCAGCGCGACGAAAGCCGTCTACTCGGCGATCTTCCTCGCCACCACCATGATCATCCTGGCCGTGTTCTACATCGCCCAGGGCGCGCTGTTCCTCGGCGTCGTGCAGATCGTGGTCTACACCGGCGCGGTCATGATGCTGTTCCTGTTCGTGCTCATGCTGATCGGCGTCGATTCCTCGGAATCCCTCGTCGAGAACCTGCGCGGTCAGCGGGTGGCCGCGATCGCGGCGGGGCTGGGATTCGGACTCCTGCTGATCGGCGGCATCGGAAGTGCGTCCGTCTCCGCGTTCACCGGTCTCGACCAGGCCAACGCGGCGGGCAACGTCGAGGGGCTGGCCGAACTCGTCTTCGTCCGGTACGTGTGGGCGTTCGAACTGACCGGCGCACTGCTGATCACCGCGACCATCGGTGCGATGGTGCTCGCCCACCGGGAACGTTTCGAGCGGCGGAAGGACCAGCGCGAGCTGTCCGAGGACCGGGTCCGGGAGGGTGCCCGGGTCACACCGCTGCCCAGTCCCGGGGTCTACGCGCGGCACAACGCCGTCGACATCCCGGCGTTGCTGCCCGACGGCACGTTCTCCGACCTCTCCGTCAGCCGGTCGCTCGACCGGCGGCCGAGCATGCCCGCCCGGGCACTGGGCACCGCGGACGTCGCGGCCCCCGAACCCGCCGCGACCGAAGACGGGGGTGGGCGATGA
- the nuoI gene encoding NADH-quinone oxidoreductase subunit NuoI, with protein sequence MTKFLGPIAGFGVTFSTMFKKSNTEFYPEEKTPTAPRYHGRHQLNRYADGLEKCIGCELCAWACPADAIFVEGADNTDEERFSPGERYGRVYQINYLRCIGCGLCIEACPTRALTMTNEYEMADDNRAGLIYEKDRLLAPLESGMVDSPHPMAPGTTAEDYYRGTVTGGTAPASQDESGADDTAGDKP encoded by the coding sequence ATGACTAAATTCCTCGGCCCCATAGCGGGATTCGGCGTGACCTTCTCCACGATGTTCAAGAAATCGAACACCGAGTTCTACCCGGAGGAGAAGACGCCGACGGCGCCCCGCTATCACGGCAGGCATCAGCTCAACCGGTACGCGGACGGCCTGGAGAAGTGCATCGGGTGCGAACTGTGCGCCTGGGCGTGCCCCGCCGACGCCATCTTCGTCGAGGGCGCCGATAACACCGACGAGGAACGCTTCTCGCCCGGTGAGCGGTACGGCCGGGTGTACCAGATCAACTACCTGCGCTGCATCGGGTGCGGGCTGTGCATCGAGGCCTGCCCGACGCGGGCGCTGACGATGACCAACGAGTACGAGATGGCCGACGACAACCGGGCCGGCCTGATCTACGAGAAGGACCGCCTGCTGGCACCGCTCGAGTCCGGCATGGTCGATTCGCCGCACCCGATGGCCCCGGGCACCACCGCCGAGGACTACTACCGCGGCACGGTGACCGGGGGAACGGCGCCCGCGTCGCAGGACGAGTCCGGGGCGGACGACACGGCGGGGGACAAGCCGTGA
- the nuoH gene encoding NADH-quinone oxidoreductase subunit NuoH has protein sequence MTIAAVYPDPALFGHDPWWLVLGKALAVFVFLVLTPLLTILAERKVMAWMQMRVGPNRVGPRGMLQSLADGIKLALKEGIVPKGVDKPIYLLAPIIAAVPAFMAFAVIPFGPAVSIFGHYTPLQLTDLPVAVLYVLAATSIGVYGIVLAGWASGSTYPLLGGLRSTAQVISYEIAMALSFAAVFLDAGTMSTSGIVASQEHTWYVFLLLPSFLIYVTSMVGETNRAPFDLPEAEGELVGGFHTEYSSLSFAMFMLAEYVNMVTVSALATTLFLGGWHAPFPLSLWAGANSGWWPVLWFTLKVWGFLFVFVWLRATLPRLRYDQFMGLGWKILIPISLVWVMIVATVRAFRNEGYDARTITLVVAGLVVALVVVALLWKRLRPGRVRAPEKPVEPRDRAELSPETLEPFDPMAGGYPVPPMPGQTLPVFRRTPVSVTGAHSTGSTQENSDD, from the coding sequence GTGACGATCGCGGCCGTCTACCCCGACCCTGCACTGTTCGGGCACGACCCCTGGTGGCTGGTTCTCGGCAAGGCCCTGGCCGTCTTCGTGTTCCTCGTCCTCACCCCGCTTCTGACGATCCTGGCCGAACGCAAGGTCATGGCATGGATGCAGATGCGCGTGGGCCCCAACCGGGTCGGTCCGCGGGGCATGCTGCAGAGCCTCGCCGACGGCATCAAGCTGGCACTGAAGGAGGGGATCGTCCCGAAGGGTGTGGACAAGCCGATCTACCTCCTCGCGCCGATCATCGCCGCGGTGCCCGCGTTCATGGCGTTCGCCGTGATCCCGTTCGGCCCGGCGGTGTCGATCTTCGGGCACTACACGCCATTACAGCTGACGGACCTGCCGGTGGCGGTGCTCTATGTCCTTGCGGCCACGTCGATCGGCGTCTACGGCATCGTGCTCGCCGGCTGGGCGTCCGGCTCCACGTACCCGTTGCTGGGAGGTTTGCGCTCGACGGCGCAGGTGATCTCGTACGAGATCGCGATGGCGTTGTCGTTCGCGGCGGTCTTCCTGGACGCCGGCACGATGTCCACGTCGGGCATCGTCGCCTCCCAGGAGCACACCTGGTACGTCTTCCTGCTGCTGCCGTCGTTCCTCATCTACGTCACGTCGATGGTGGGTGAGACCAACCGCGCGCCCTTCGACCTGCCCGAGGCCGAAGGCGAACTGGTCGGCGGGTTCCACACCGAGTACTCGTCGCTGAGCTTCGCGATGTTCATGCTCGCCGAGTACGTGAACATGGTGACTGTCTCGGCGCTCGCGACCACCCTGTTCCTCGGCGGCTGGCACGCACCGTTCCCGCTCAGTCTGTGGGCCGGCGCGAACTCCGGATGGTGGCCGGTGCTGTGGTTCACGCTGAAGGTCTGGGGTTTCCTGTTCGTGTTCGTCTGGTTGCGGGCCACGCTGCCCAGGCTGCGGTACGACCAGTTCATGGGTCTCGGCTGGAAGATCCTGATCCCGATCTCGCTGGTGTGGGTCATGATCGTCGCCACTGTCCGGGCCTTCCGCAACGAGGGCTACGACGCCCGGACGATCACCCTCGTCGTCGCGGGCCTCGTCGTGGCCCTCGTGGTGGTGGCGCTGCTGTGGAAGCGCCTGCGTCCGGGCCGCGTTCGCGCACCCGAGAAACCGGTCGAGCCGCGCGACCGCGCCGAACTGTCCCCGGAGACACTCGAACCGTTCGACCCCATGGCCGGTGGATACCCGGTTCCGCCGATGCCGGGTCAGACACTGCCCGTGTTCCGGCGCACGCCGGTCTCCGTCACCGGCGCGCACTCCACCGGATCGACTCAGGAGAACAGCGATGACTAA